The genomic region caataaatttgaacttgtgtCCCTGGTTCCAATAGCATACAATACTGGTTACTTGACAGATCCAAAGACGTGACTGGAGGCCTCCGTCCTTTGTATACGAGTCCTCTGGAGTTAAAGACTCCTTTAGTGTTTAAATTATTCTCTGTTCCTGTCCAGCAGTTTTTGTCAGTTATTTCTGTACTTGGGTCTCTAAACCTCTCTCAGTTCCTTGCCTTCATGGGTGAAAAGTATACTACCCCATCCCGGGCCTGCACTGGACAGTCTCACACCTCCCCAGCCTGAACTCTAACAGCCACTGCTTTGCTCAACCGGCAACTTGAACAACATTTTGCTACGTTCTGTTCCGTGTTGTGTGCCTTCTAACCTAgtgttgtcctggagcctgttccCTGCAAGATACCAATCCATATTCCACCATCCCTACTTGCATCTTTTTATCCTAATCACATTCCATGTGCTTCTGAACAGCTTCTTTCACAAAGCCTGATTGGACGTTGATCCAGAAATCCATAGAAATACACAGGGATTTCCTTACCTACTGTGCTACATACTTGTTTGAAAATTCATTGAAACTCAATTGACATGATTTATAAATTACTAGCCCAGGTTGGCGCTCTGGTAAAATTATTTTACATCAGCAGTTGATAGCTACATGAATAGGTAAAGTAGTACCTttgactgtgtgactgacccaATAAGCCACTTACACTTCACCAGCTAAGCTGAATTTGGAAAATCTGCAAGTGTTAGTAGAGTGATGTGGGTCACTGTTACGACACCACGAGTGTGCATGCATGGCTCAAGGCTGGTGGTTAAGGGGATGAGGTCTCTTAACATGATTCACCATTAGAGGGCCAGAAATCGTCTCTCTGTTAGTGAGGCAAGAAAAATCCTCACGAACCTGAGAAGTTCTATAACATTGGACGGAGAGGGATTGTGCTCGAAGGCTCAATGATCCTATCTTGCCATCAGGTAGGCAATTTAATCTACaaaaaaggggaaggggaaggggactgaggtttcaaagttcaaagtaaaattatattACCAACAAAGtatctatatgtcaccatatactttgagattcattttcttgttggcattcacaaaacaaagaagtacAAGTTTGCCCTAAATTGTGATGCAAATCAATCAGATAAAAATCCAGATTCTATTCCGGAGCACAGCTCAGCCAATATGGTCTGAGACAGGTGGATAAGGCAGGTGTCCAATGCAGCATTGTCTGGGCTGCAGATGTTTCAATTCACTGATGGGGCCAGCACGAGAGCTGGGTCCTGGCTGGTCCTGGAGTGCATGAACTGGACGCGCAGAGCCTGGAGGGCTGAGCCAGGGGACGAGGCCTACAGGACTGGGCCCACTGGTACAGAGGCATTTCTCACGCTCAAGGCTCAGTTACAGCTAAGACAGAGAACCAATTTAAATCTCTGAGGCTTATCAAATTAAAATATGGGAATAATCAGAGAATCAATCCCATCTCTAGTCTGTGCCTATGTTTTGGAACACCAACATTTACAAATTCAATGGATTTACTATATGGTTGACATTTTTGAACTAGGTTTTTGACATTGCTGACTGATTAATTGAAAGATTAACGTGTAAACAGGTCAGTCTTGTCCTTTAAGCCAGGCCACGTGTCTAGGAGTTCTTACTGAGTTCAGTTTTCCGGTGCTTGTGGGACAGGAACAGAATCTTCCAACAGCCTCTGGCAATTTTGTACATCCAGATTGTGTTGAGAATATCCAGGGCGAGGCTGGATACGATCCAAGCGCACTGTGGGCCCAGCCCAAGGCGGTGGAAGGCGGCTGTGCCGAAGCTGGAAGCCACTTGCTGGTAGTAGGACGGAATCACAGCGATGCGCACGAGGAAGAAGCTGATGGACATGGCCACGCCATTCAGCAGCACGAGCCTGGCGCTCCGGGGGAAGCCCAGAACCTCAAAAAACCATCTGCAGTGAAACACAGTGCATTTATTTGCAcacactcctcctcctcctcctccctccaccagGGGCAGTGTAGGTCCCTATCTCAGCCACCATCACGTCCTCTGCAACTCAGGGTCTACAGCACACTGGCCACCGGGGGCAACGGCAAGTGCACCAGACTCTTCAACAATGAGTGCTCTACGACCAGGAGGCACCATCTCTGCTCACCGTtggacatatttatttatttattaggccCAGCCGCCCAACAATcatgcctaatcacaggacaatttacaataaccaattaacctacgtacgtgtttgggctgtgggaggaaactagagcacccggaggaaacccacacggtcacggggagaacgtgcaaactccttacagacagtgacgggaattgaacccgggtcactggtactgtagagtgttgtgctaaccaccttactactgtgctgccctgaaATGACTGCCGCCTTTTACGCGGGCTGCATCATCCCTCACTGTCCAGTGAGTAGGACATGCTCCACCCGGGTCTGCTCCGACCCATTCATGGATAACGATGTCTCCTTGCAACCCCAGGTACCTCGAGCACTCCCTCGCTACAGACCTTGGCTGTTTTACTGGATTAAAACAGGCCAGTTGACGTCAGATACATGGGTGAGCCATAAGCGTAGCGGGGTGCGGATTCACATTTTATTTCACGAGTTTCTGCTGAACATCACAACATCAAACCCGGAAAATGAGATGGTCATTATTTTCGGCTTTAATTGAAGCTTCAATTAGAAAAGGCGCAGCTCGGCGCCTTCTGCAACTCTGCCGAGAGCTCCCGTAACCTGGGTGGCGACCCATTTCCCGTGCGATACAGAAACTGAAAGGCAACTTACCGCTGATTTACAAAGGGCGTGGAGAGCTCTGCAATCAGTCGGAAATTAGCAAAGTAAGGGAGGAGACCCCGAGCCTGTGAAGGAGAACCGAGGTGTAAACGTGATCCGGAAGAAGAAAGGGAACAGAGGATTGGGGTTATTTCTGCACCCACAAAAGATTGATGTGGAAAGCTGCCTGCCCCTCAACTTACCAGCACATACTGGTAGGCATAGAGCGCTGCCAAGTGGTGGCTGATGAAATACCTGTCTCCTAGTGTCTTCCAGTGCCACAGGAGAAGCATTAAATCTGCAATAAGATTGAGAGTGTAAGCCAGACAAAGCCAGTAACCAATGAAAAGTGTGTGAAATGGCAAAGCCACTGACCAATAAGAGCAAGGGCGTCAAGTGCACAAAAGCCAACGGCCAATGAGAGCAAAGGAATGAAGGCAGCAACCAATGACAGCAAGTCTGAAATGCACAAAACCACCAACCAATAAGAGAAATGGGCAAAGCCACCAATGAGAGCAAGAATACAAGGTGAGAAAAGCAAGCGACCAATGAGAGCAGGAGTGTGAAGTGGGAAAAGCCAGTGACCAATGAGAGCAGGAACATGAAGAGTACAGagccagcagccaatcagagcaGGATTTCGATGTGGtcaaatccaaaaaccagaagcAGATGGGCACAGCTAGTGACCAGTGTGGAACTACAAGGGAGgagtcagaggggaagaagaaggaGAGCGAAGTCTGTGAAAAAGCCAGCAACCCAAGTGAGCAATGCTGGTTAAAAACCACGACTAGGTTAGATCAAGTAGATTTTAGACAATCTAATTACACATTGGCCAATAttgtggtgcagtggcatcacaggatAATAAGTGATTTAACATCTGCCTAGAGCCCACCCAGGTACGTCTGATGGGGCAGTATAGATGGCTTTCTACAATCTGATTCATGATGTTCCCATCTGGGAAAATCTGATGGAACAGAGTTCCTATTCAGTTTTAAACCTATACTGCGTAAACCTTGAAAGCGTTTGATGGGGCAGTGTGGATGGCATTTTACTCTGTATTCATTTAATTCTTCATTTTGGTTCTCTCTCAGGCCCCCAGTTTTGTGTAATTTTTTTGCTCACTTAATATCACTGGATTTAACTACATTAAAAGCTAACCTCACTGTCCAGGATACACTTCACACCAGTCCTGGAAGGCTTCCAGCAACTGAGTGGACTCAATGTCCTCCTTCTGCAAGGACACTCAAGCACAGATGCAACTCAGAAGAGTGGCTGAAGTTGGCGCAGAGAGACAACGTGATGGTCCACAAACTTTCTGACCCATTGTCATATCTGCCCTGGCTGTCTTTAATGGACAGTTTTGAGAGAGCTTTATTCTACATTGAACTTCTGTTGCACTACCCTTGATGGGACAGCTAGGGTGAAACGTATTATGTATCTAACCTGTATCGCCTCTGCCTTGGGAATATACAGCATATTGATGGGATGCTGCAGAGCAGAGGTTTTCAACCAAGGGTTCActgaccccttggttaatagtaagggtccatggcattaaaaaaagctGAGAATTTCTGCTGTAGAGAGATATTTACTCTGTTTCTATCTTATGCAATCTTTGTCCTGGGGGTGTTTGTTGGAACAATGTCTAACCTGTGCCGTGCCTAACCGGAAAGTGTGTGATGGGGcgaagagggagcttcattcaGTTTCTGACATGCATACCTATCCGAAAGTGAGGAGCAGCTGAAATAAAATATCTGGAATGAAAGTTTTAGAGATTCAAGTGTGGAAATCATTCATCTAAAGACTTGCTGGGAGTGTGTGCAATGCTCACCATTGATCAAGTAGCCTGAAGCGATTGCTATGTTAACCTTGACTAGTCTGGGATCCCCCCTGTAAAACACAAGAGCAAAAGCTTCAGTTTTCAAAGGGTCCTGGGCTTGTTACTCTGTTGTCAGCACGAATGACATTATAAGCAACTGGCACAGTTCACAGAAAGGACCAACAGAGCCCATTTTCAGGGCACAAACTGCTCATTGAGTAAGTGCCTGGGTACTGGTGAAGGTGACTAAATGTGGAGTCAGGTGAGGAACGGAGTGAGGATGAGAACAGCAGCTTGGGGAAAACCCTGAACCTCCTGAGAATAGCGATAATTGGGTGCGGTTCCAAAATgtgtgtgggggttgggggggaaatAAAGCTGGAGGAAAGCAACAATTGCTCAGGAAAGCACATCTTGATCAAACATGAGAAGGAGAACAGAAAGCAGTGAAGGTGAACAAGCTAAATGAAACAAGCTGAAGTCCTGCCTGGGAGATCTGAACTTCTTCAAGGTAGGCTTTCCTGGAAAAGAAGTGGGAATGCATTAAATAATTAGTGGTTCAGGTTCAACCCTGTTCTATGAATCACTAGCATCCATTTGAGGGAACAGGGGATTAGGATCTCACCTGCAGAGCATGTGTGAACTGTGCAGCTAGTTGCTGCAATAGTCATGTTAACCACCGAAAGATATTCCACAATTGCAAGATCAACTTTCTTGGCAGGCAGCTAGGATGCCGTGCAGTCCAAGGCTGATTATGTAAAAATCTGCAGACCTAGGAATTTTGTCCAAACCTTGGGTATAAGCTCACATTCCAGTGCACATTGATCCATATGAGGAAAGATGATGGGTTCGGGAAATTAATAGTTTCTTGTGAAGCACCAGCAGCATCTGAAATCTAGCAGATGAGGGCATGTTCTTCAAATGTAGTGTGCTCTAATAAGCAAAACATCTGGACTCCAAGTTCACAGCAGATGTTCACACATACTGCTTGCATCAGGATTCATTGGATAGCAAACCAGGAGCTTTGAATGAGGCCAGCTGTATGTCCCTTATACCAAGGACTAACGCTGAAGCCAAGGTAAAGCAGTTACTCACCATGACCCAATGACCCAGAAACTAGTGTCATTGGGAAACTGGATCACAGAGACCAGGTCACAGGCAGCAGAGGGAGATCTCTGAATCACTGAGGTCTGGAGTCATTCGGAAGTGAAAGGACAAGTAAGACATGTGGGACTTCCAATAGCTTCAAGTGTTACATCATTGTCTTGGGATTAATTTAAAACTATTCTCAAAGCTGAAATACCAACTGCTAATCGAATACTGGTAACAGAGGGTGGTTGGGGAAGAACTATTTTTGTTACTTCTGCGGTGCAGTTTCGAGATTGGTTAGATACAATAGATGTATTTTTTCCTCCCCAAGAATGGCAATTCTGGCTCAGTCCGTTAAATTTAATCACAAGATAATCACATGTATTCATGGAAACACAACAAAAAGATACACGTACAAACATTCTGTgggcaagtggccaagtggttaaggcgttcgactagcgatctgaaggtcgtgagttcgagccccagccgaggcagcgtgttgtgtccttcagcaaggcacttaatcacacagacaacactggtgccaagctgtatgggtcctaatgtccttctctTGGACAGCTCAgtgtggtggagaggggagacttgcagcatgggcaactgctggtcttccatacaaccttgcccaggcctgcgccctggagagtgaagactttccaggcgcagatccatggtctcgcaagactaacggatgcctttactttacttacaAACATTCTGGTGATggtggcaggtcaggcagcttcacggaaataagtaaacagtcgacagttCGGGTTGAGACCTTACATTAGGACTGAAAAGGgagggggtagaagccagaataagatggggtTAGGAGGAGTACAAGGTACAAgatggaaggtgatagttgaagccaggtaggtggatgaagtaagaagtggGGAGGTGGTATGTTTTAAaagcaaagtgctggagaagaaggaatctgataggaggtgagagtggaccatgggagaaggaagaggaggaggggggaccaagggaagtaataggtaggtgatgatgagaagaggtaagagggggatagaaacatagaaacatagaaaataggtgcaggagtgggccattcggcccttcgagcctgcaccgccattcagtacgatcatggctgatcatccaacccagaaccctgtacctgccttctctccatacccccgatccctttagccacaagggccatatctaactccctcttaaatatagccaatgaactgacctcaactgtttcctgtggcagagaattccacagattcaccactctctgtgtgaagaagtttttcctcatctcggtcctaaaaggcttcccctttatcctcaaactgtgacccctcgttctggacttccccaacatcgggaacaatcttcctgcatctagcctgagcaatccctttaggattttaaacgtttcaatcagatcccccctcaatcttctaaattccaatgagtacaagtccagttcatccagtctttcatcatatgaaagtcctgcaatcccaggaatcaatctggtgaaccttctttgtactccctctatggcaaggatgtctttcctcagattaggggaccaaaactgcacacaatactccaggtgtggtctcaccaaggccttgtacaactgtagtagtacctccctgctcctgtactcgaatcctctcgctataaatgccagcataccattcgcctttttcaccgcctgctgtacctgcatgcccactttcaatgactggtgtataatgacacccacgtctcgttgcacctccccttttcctaatcggctaccaatcagataataatctgttttcctgtttttgccacctaagtggataacctcacatttatccacattaaattgcatctgccatgaatttgcccactcacctaacctatccaagtcaccctgcatcctcctcaaagctaacactgctgcccagcttcgtgtcatccgcaaacttggagatgctgcatttaattccctcatttaagtcattaatatatattgtaaacaactggggtcccagcactgagccttgcggtaccccactagtcactgcctgccattctgaaaaggtcccgtttattcccactctttgcttcctgtctgccaaccaatt from Mobula hypostoma chromosome 29, sMobHyp1.1, whole genome shotgun sequence harbors:
- the LOC134339315 gene encoding TLC domain-containing protein 4-B-like isoform X2 → MDGSYLVVVGSLFVFQLLFHVISPRLSTLLCWGYSRLSQAQKTEWHSRCVSTIHALVVGSLALYILWFDDDVNRDRIWGDPRLVKVNIAIASGYLINDLMLLLWHWKTLGDRYFISHHLAALYAYQYVLARGLLPYFANFRLIAELSTPFVNQRWFFEVLGFPRSARLVLLNGVAMSISFFLVRIAVIPSYYQQVASSFGTAAFHRLGLGPQCAWIVSSLALDILNTIWMYKIARGCWKILFLSHKHRKTELSKNS
- the LOC134339315 gene encoding TLC domain-containing protein 4-B-like isoform X1; the protein is MEEVCGSPAGMDGSYLVVVGSLFVFQLLFHVISPRLSTLLCWGYSRLSQAQKTEWHSRCVSTIHALVVGSLALYILWFDDDVNRDRIWGDPRLVKVNIAIASGYLINDLMLLLWHWKTLGDRYFISHHLAALYAYQYVLARGLLPYFANFRLIAELSTPFVNQRWFFEVLGFPRSARLVLLNGVAMSISFFLVRIAVIPSYYQQVASSFGTAAFHRLGLGPQCAWIVSSLALDILNTIWMYKIARGCWKILFLSHKHRKTELSKNS